DNA from Candidatus Glassbacteria bacterium:
AGGGTTGGAGATCTCAAAGTCCACGATGCCCACCAGGGGCACCTCCTCGATGCGAAAGCCCCGCTTGCCGAACATGTTCAACATCACAGGATCGCCAGGGGAAGGCCGCCGGCCGCTTCGTTTCTCGATCTCCTCCGCCCGGGTAGAGGAAATCAGGGCACCGGCCTGCCCCGGCTCCGGAAGCTTTCCCTCGATCAGGGTCGAGCGGGGAAACGTTTGAAAATAGGTGGAGGCATCGATGCCGAAGACCGGAAGCGGTCTTCTGGTACCGCAGAGATCGATGACCGCAGCGCCTGAGATCAGCGGGGTGGCCCGCTCAATCTCAGGAAACCGGTTCAGGATCTCCATGGCCGCTGGAAACTCGCGGATGACCGGAAGCGGTGTATACTCCCCAATTGCCGGGGTTTCATCTCCGAAGACACCAAAGGATCTGGAGCTGATCGCTGCAACTGCCAGTTCA
Protein-coding regions in this window:
- a CDS encoding ABC transporter permease; its protein translation is MIFFLAARNVVRRSRRSLLVAGLIAAAVALLFFGNSILDSIDAGLSRSFAESFTGELAVAAISSRSFGVFGDETPAIGEYTPLPVIREFPAAMEILNRFPEIERATPLISGAAVIDLCGTRRPLPVFGIDASTYFQTFPRSTLIEGKLPEPGQAGALISSTRAEEIEKRSGRRPSPGDPVMLNMFGKRGFRIEEVPLVGIVDFEISNPLLESTVLVDAQTLRALLGLTLARSSAYEPPAETTSLLGAEMEGLFQDAEQTQEVPSEELTLQEVRRVLSEPSDAPEDLEPRSGVWHFILLRL